In the genome of Salinispirillum sp. LH 10-3-1, one region contains:
- a CDS encoding shikimate kinase translates to MAEVLGKAFIDSDKVIEERAGANIPWIFDLEGEPGFRERECYAIDELTQQGDLVLATGGGVVKSPENRRWLHERGWVVYLRTRVDTQLERTAKDKNRPLLQQADPRAVLTRLLQEREPYYLETAHLVVDTDDVSPRALADHIAQEFQRYHEDS, encoded by the coding sequence TTGGCTGAGGTACTTGGCAAAGCCTTTATCGATTCCGACAAGGTCATTGAGGAGCGTGCCGGGGCTAATATTCCATGGATCTTTGATCTAGAAGGTGAGCCCGGTTTTCGCGAGCGAGAGTGTTATGCCATCGATGAGCTAACCCAGCAAGGCGACCTGGTGCTGGCAACCGGTGGCGGAGTTGTTAAGTCGCCTGAAAATCGACGTTGGCTACATGAGCGAGGCTGGGTGGTCTATTTGCGCACGCGTGTGGACACGCAGCTTGAACGCACGGCGAAAGACAAGAACCGTCCCCTGTTGCAACAGGCCGATCCCCGCGCCGTTTTAACGCGCTTATTGCAAGAGCGCGAGCCCTATTACCTCGAAACTGCCCACCTGGTGGTTGACACAGACGATGTTTCGCCGCGAGCATTGGCGGATCACATTGCCCAGGAATTCCAGCGCTACCATGAAGACTCTTAA